In the genome of Candidatus Binatus sp., the window CAGGAAGAGGAAGTGAGCGCGGAGGGCAACCAGGTGCAGGCCGAAGTCGATCTCGAGAACGCCAAGCTCGCGCTCGCGCACTCCGACGGCACGATCCTGCAGCAGTTCCAGATCAATTGGGAAGTGCAGAATCCGCACGAAGTGCCGTGGTACGCGGCCTTCTAACGCGGTAATCGGCGACACGAAAATGCGGCGCACTATTTTGCGCGCGGACTAAGGAATCTCAGTGATGCCCGAGGATCGTCACTTGACGGCTGGCAAAGCGCCATCCCGCAGGCGTCTTGCGCAGCTTGTCCGTGTAATAGCCAACCGTCGATTGCTGCACCCGCCCGTCCTTGCAATGGTAAAAGACCAGGTAGGCGGTGCCGGTGCCGCTGGCGCCGTCGAGTTCGAAGGCCGGATTGGCGACCACGTGGAGCACCTGCGCGCCGCCGAGTGATTCCTTGTGCAGCGCCGCGAATCGTTCGAGACCGGCGCGTCCGCTGTGCTTGCCGAAGCGCGGGCTCTCGAAGACGCCGTCCTCGGTGAAGCAATCGACCCATTCATCGTAGCGGCCGGCGTCGATCGTCAGGCAATAGCGCGCGTGCAGCGCGCGAACTTCCTCGCGATCTTCGAGCGTTCCTGTTATCGCCATCGCATCAACTCCCCCGTATCGCCGTCACCTCCGTGAGCGGCGCTCAAATCACTTTCTCTATACCACATCCGGCGAATTGACTTCGCGCGCAAACGGCCGCGCAACCGCCGCGAGTCCTACCTCGCCCCAGTTAAGGCGTTCGCTTTCCGCCCGACTTCTCGCGCGACAACCCAGCGTGTCTTAATACTGCGCTGCCGTCGCAACGGCCGGGCTTGAGTTTGGGCGCCGTCGGACGCATCAATCATACATGGCCGCGCTCGCCCAGCTTCTCGACTTTCTGTATCCACCGCGATGCCCGGCATGCGGGACATCGCTCGCATCCGAAGCGGGACCACGACCGCGCGTTTGCGCTCAATGCGTGGCGCGAGCCGAGCGGATGCCCGAGCCGCGCTGCGAAGTGTGCGGTGGACCGCTCGAGTCCGCCGTCAGCGGCGCGACGCGATGCGCCCGATGCCTCGCGCATCCGCCACGCTATCGAATCGCACGCACTATCGCGCGCTATCGAACCACCGCCGAGGACGAACCCGGCAGCCTGCCCGCGCTGATTCGCCGTCACAAGTACGGCCTCGATCAATCCGTCGGCCGCGCGCTGGCGGATTACCTGGGCGACGAGCTGCCGGTGTCGGCTGACGATTACGATGTCGTCATCCCGGTGCCGCTGCATTGGCGCCGCTTGTGGTGGCGCGGATTCAACCAGGCCGCGCTGCTCGCCGGCGAAGTCGCCCGGCGGCTCGATCTTCCGCTGGATACCACCGCGATGTCGCGCCGGCGCTTCACCATGCCGCAGACCTCGCGTCACCACGGCGAGCGCGTCAAGAACGTGCGCCGCGCGTTCGCGGTCACCAATCCCGACCGCGTCAGGAATCGCCGCGTGCTGATCGTGGACGACGTGATGACCACCGGCGCCACGGTCGATGAATGCGCGCGCGTGCTGCTTGCGGCCGGCGCGGCTTGCGTGGACGTATTCACGCTCGCGCGCGTGCTATGAGCGAATCGCTGCGTGCCGGCTGGGACGAACGCCATCGCGGCCAGCCGCCCGGCGAAGCCGAGCCGTTCCTGGCCGCGATGCTCGCGCGAATCCCGCGCGGCGTCGCGCTCGACGTCGCCGCCGGACGCGGGCGCAACGCGCTCGCGCTCGCACGAGCCGGGATGCAGGTGCTCGCGGTCGATCTCTCCACGGAAGCGATGCGCATCCTCGCCGCGGCTGCGCGGACCGCGCGACTGGCCATCTGGCCCGTGGTCGCAAACTTGGATAGCTTTCATCTCAAGGACGAATCTTTCGACGTCATCGTGAACATAAACTTCCTCGACCGCGCGCTGTTCCCGAAATTTGCCCGGGCGCTCAGGCCCGGCGGCATTTTGATCGCCGATACGTTCCTGGTTGACCAGGCTGCGATCAGCGCGCCACGCGATCCGCGCTTTCTGCTCGATCGCGGAGAGCTTCGCGCGCTCGCGGGCGGACTCGAGATCGAGGAATACCGCGAAGGGTTGACTGCTTATCCAGGCGGCGAGCGCGCCTTTCGCGCGTCGATGGTGGCGCGGCGAAGGAAGGCGAACTGATGGCGCCCGGGATGACGTACAAAGCGGCCGGCGTCGATATCGCGCTGAAGCAGAGCCTGATTCCGCTTTTCGGTTCGATCGCCAGGACCACGGCCGGCGCGCACGTGATCGGCGGAGTCGGCGGCTTCGGCGCGCTGGTTGGACTCAACGCGGCGCGCAAGATGCGCGCGCCGGTGTTGGTCGCGGGCACCGACAGCGTCGGCACCAAGCTCATGATCGCGTTCGAGACCGGACGTCACGACACCGTCGGAATCGACTGCGTCGCGATGTGCGTCAACGACATCATCTGCCACGGGGCGCGTCCGCTGTTCTTTCTCGATTACATCGGCTCCGGCAAGCTGCAAAAAAGGACCGCGCTCGACATCGTCAAGGGCATCGCTCGCGGATGCGCCCAGGCCGCCGTGAGCCTGGTCGGCGGCGAGACGGCGCAGCTCAGCGGGTTGTACAAGCCCGGCGAGTACGACCTGGCCGGCTTCGCGGTGGGAATCGTCGAACGCGCGCGGATTCCCAAGCCGTCCAGGGTGCGCGCCGGCGACGTGCTGATCGCACTCGCATCCAGCGGACTTCACTCCAACGGCTTCTCGCTGGTGCGCCGCGTTCTGCTCGAGCGCGCCAAACTCAAGCTCGGCTCCAACATCGCCGAGCTGGGATGCACGCTGGGCGAGGAACTTCTGCGTCCCACGCTCATCTACGCGCGCGTCGTCGCCGAACTGTTCGAGCGCTTCAAGATAAGCGGGCTTGCCAATATCACCGGCGGCGGCGTGCTCGAGAACCTGCCGCGCGTGATGCCCGAGAACACCCGCGCAATCCTCGAACGCGGCAGTTGGCCGACGCCGCCGATTTTCGACATGATTCAGCGCCTTGGCAAAATCCGCCGCACCGAGATGGATCGCACCTTCAACAACGGCCTCGGGATGGTCGCGATCGTGTCCGCGCGCGAGGCCGAGCGCGTCGTCGCTCATTTGCGCCGCCGCGAATATGGAGCATATGTTGTCGGCGAAGTAAGGCGCGGCAAGCGCGGAGTGTCAATTCACTGAGCCGCGGCTGATTCGATGGCGGAAAATCCGACGGTCAAACTCGGCGTCCTGATTTCCGGCGCCGGCACCAATCTGCAAGCAATAATCGACGCGATTCTCCGCGGCGATCTCAGGGCCGAAATCCGTCTCGTCATATCGAATCGGGCCGGCGCGCAGGGACTCGAGCGCGCCCGCCGCCACGGAATCGAGACCATGGTCATCGACCATCGCAAGTTTACATCGCGCGAGGACTTCGACCGCGCGATCCTCGCCGCGCTGCTCGATCGCTCGGTCGAGCTGGTCGCGCTGGCGGGCTTCATGCGCCTGCTCTCGCCGGTGATGCTCGAGGCGTTCCCCGGCCGCATCATGAATATCCACAACAGCCTGCTGCCGTCGTTTCCCGGCATTCACGGGCCGAAGGAGGCGATCGAATACGGCGTCAAGATAGCAGGATGCACGGTTTTCTTCGTCACTGCGGGTGTCGACGTCGGCCCGGTGATCGTGCAAGCGGCGGTGCCCGTGTTGCCCGGCGACGACGAACAACGGCTGGCGGCGCGCATCCTGCTCCAGGAGCATCGCATCTTTCCGCACGCGATCGCGCTCTTTCAGCAGGGCCGTCTCGAGATCCAGGGGCGTCGGGTTATCATCAAGGGCGATTCGGCCACGCCGAACTCCCCGCCGCTGGTGAATCCTCCGGTGGATCGATTCGAAAATTGAAACCGCTTTCGGTAATCGTGCCGATGCTCAATGAAGCGGCCACCATCGCGAGCACGCTGGGCGCGCTTCGGCGCGGCGCTCCCGACGCGGAGATCGTCGTCGTTGACGGCGGCAGCATCGACTTAAGCGCCGCCATCGCGCAACCATTGTGCGACACGTTGATTGGCGCATCGCGCGGCCGGGCGCACCAGATGAACGCGGGCGCGCGCGAATCGCACGGCGGCGTATTGGTCTTTGTCCACGCAGATACGATCGTGCCGTCGAGCTTTGCGGCTGACATCGCATCGGCATTGTCCGATCCCGCGGTGGCTGGCGGA includes:
- a CDS encoding nuclear transport factor 2 family protein; the protein is MAITGTLEDREEVRALHARYCLTIDAGRYDEWVDCFTEDGVFESPRFGKHSGRAGLERFAALHKESLGGAQVLHVVANPAFELDGASGTGTAYLVFYHCKDGRVQQSTVGYYTDKLRKTPAGWRFASRQVTILGHH
- a CDS encoding class I SAM-dependent methyltransferase, whose protein sequence is MSESLRAGWDERHRGQPPGEAEPFLAAMLARIPRGVALDVAAGRGRNALALARAGMQVLAVDLSTEAMRILAAAARTARLAIWPVVANLDSFHLKDESFDVIVNINFLDRALFPKFARALRPGGILIADTFLVDQAAISAPRDPRFLLDRGELRALAGGLEIEEYREGLTAYPGGERAFRASMVARRRKAN
- the purM gene encoding phosphoribosylformylglycinamidine cyclo-ligase — its product is MAPGMTYKAAGVDIALKQSLIPLFGSIARTTAGAHVIGGVGGFGALVGLNAARKMRAPVLVAGTDSVGTKLMIAFETGRHDTVGIDCVAMCVNDIICHGARPLFFLDYIGSGKLQKRTALDIVKGIARGCAQAAVSLVGGETAQLSGLYKPGEYDLAGFAVGIVERARIPKPSRVRAGDVLIALASSGLHSNGFSLVRRVLLERAKLKLGSNIAELGCTLGEELLRPTLIYARVVAELFERFKISGLANITGGGVLENLPRVMPENTRAILERGSWPTPPIFDMIQRLGKIRRTEMDRTFNNGLGMVAIVSAREAERVVAHLRRREYGAYVVGEVRRGKRGVSIH
- a CDS encoding ComF family protein, yielding MAALAQLLDFLYPPRCPACGTSLASEAGPRPRVCAQCVARAERMPEPRCEVCGGPLESAVSGATRCARCLAHPPRYRIARTIARYRTTAEDEPGSLPALIRRHKYGLDQSVGRALADYLGDELPVSADDYDVVIPVPLHWRRLWWRGFNQAALLAGEVARRLDLPLDTTAMSRRRFTMPQTSRHHGERVKNVRRAFAVTNPDRVRNRRVLIVDDVMTTGATVDECARVLLAAGAACVDVFTLARVL
- the purN gene encoding phosphoribosylglycinamide formyltransferase — translated: MAENPTVKLGVLISGAGTNLQAIIDAILRGDLRAEIRLVISNRAGAQGLERARRHGIETMVIDHRKFTSREDFDRAILAALLDRSVELVALAGFMRLLSPVMLEAFPGRIMNIHNSLLPSFPGIHGPKEAIEYGVKIAGCTVFFVTAGVDVGPVIVQAAVPVLPGDDEQRLAARILLQEHRIFPHAIALFQQGRLEIQGRRVIIKGDSATPNSPPLVNPPVDRFEN